One Candidatus Neomarinimicrobiota bacterium DNA segment encodes these proteins:
- a CDS encoding cytochrome c — MIKFLKNKKLTVSNSPVKQAVAVFAKFLSVLAVPFAFSSRGFAAKRVVVLAVLAVFLTGCFRGQPKKQPPIHPIPDMDTQPRYEAQGTSNFFADSMAMRQPVYGTVARGHLNDDDVFYRGMGADGQPIEHNPREVNMELLEHGQDQFNIYCSPCHSKVGDGRGIMLEYNYVPPASFHDERLQNVPDGHIFDVITNGIRNMPSYAHQIPPKDRWAIVAYVRALQRSQHAPLSDVPEEMQEKLK; from the coding sequence ATGATTAAATTTTTAAAAAATAAAAAATTAACGGTTAGCAATTCCCCGGTAAAACAGGCTGTTGCTGTTTTTGCTAAATTTCTATCTGTTCTTGCCGTTCCATTCGCGTTTTCTTCGCGTGGCTTCGCGGCTAAAAGAGTTGTTGTCTTGGCCGTTCTTGCGGTATTCCTGACGGGCTGTTTCCGCGGGCAGCCGAAGAAGCAGCCGCCTATTCATCCCATCCCGGATATGGATACACAGCCGCGTTACGAGGCTCAAGGTACGAGCAACTTCTTTGCGGATAGCATGGCGATGCGTCAGCCGGTTTACGGTACGGTAGCCCGGGGACACCTAAATGACGATGACGTATTTTACCGCGGAATGGGGGCCGACGGGCAGCCCATTGAACACAATCCCAGGGAAGTGAACATGGAGCTGCTGGAACACGGACAGGATCAATTCAACATCTACTGCTCGCCATGCCATAGCAAGGTAGGCGATGGACGTGGAATCATGTTGGAATACAATTACGTACCGCCGGCGTCGTTCCATGACGAGCGATTGCAGAACGTACCAGACGGACACATCTTTGATGTGATCACCAACGGCATCCGGAATATGCCGAGCTATGCGCATCAGATTCCGCCAAAGGATCGCTGGGCAATTGTGGCGTATGTCCGGGCGCTTCAGCGGAGCCAGCATGCGCCGCTGAGTGACGTGCCGGAAGAGATGCAGGAAAAGCTGAAATAA
- a CDS encoding DUF3341 domain-containing protein, with amino-acid sequence MSAEKTKIHGIIAEFDGPEELLHAAEKVRDREFVHFDCHSPFPVHGMDEAMGEKRSPLGWIVGIMGLFGGGGALLLQWWTSAVDYPLVISGKPYFSLPAFIPVTFELTILLAAFGAVFGMFALGKIPQLFHPVFFSDRFKKVTDDGFFVSIEAKDPQFDPEGNREFLESIGATYTEVLTEQVEEKPVKESGH; translated from the coding sequence ATGAGCGCAGAGAAGACAAAAATCCACGGAATCATTGCCGAGTTCGACGGCCCGGAAGAACTCCTCCATGCCGCCGAGAAAGTCCGGGATCGGGAATTCGTGCACTTCGACTGCCACTCGCCGTTTCCCGTCCACGGGATGGACGAGGCCATGGGCGAGAAAAGGTCGCCCCTCGGCTGGATCGTCGGAATTATGGGACTGTTCGGCGGCGGCGGAGCGCTGCTGCTCCAGTGGTGGACGAGCGCGGTTGATTATCCGCTGGTGATTTCCGGAAAGCCGTATTTCAGTCTGCCGGCCTTTATTCCGGTGACGTTTGAACTCACAATTCTGCTGGCGGCGTTCGGCGCCGTGTTTGGTATGTTCGCATTGGGCAAGATACCCCAGCTGTTCCATCCGGTCTTCTTCTCCGATCGTTTTAAGAAGGTAACGGATGATGGCTTTTTTGTGAGCATCGAAGCCAAAGATCCTCAGTTCGATCCTGAGGGAAACCGGGAATTTCTGGAATCGATTGGTGCAACATATACGGAAGTGTTGACTGAACAGGTAGAAGAGAAGCCGGTGAAGGAATCCGGGCACTGA
- the nrfD gene encoding polysulfide reductase NrfD — protein sequence MWYLAFSIAFSMLLLLLGSIGYLIYKGTGIWGLNIPAGWGWAIINFVWWVGIGHAGTLISAILFLFRQEWRTSINRFAEAMTIFAVMCALVFPAIHVGRVWVLYWVFPIPNQMSMWPNFRSPLLWDVFAVGTYFTVSLLFWYVGLIPDLATLRDRAKSKMRKLVYGIFSLGWRGSNKHWKHYELSYLILAGLSTPLVLSVHSVVSFDFAVSVIPGWHTTIFPPYFVAGAIFSGFAMVMTLAIIARKIYSLEDFITIKHLERMNIIMLVTGLMVGYAYGVEFFTAWYSGNMYEAFTLMNRALGPYSWAYFTMITCNVLVPQIFWFKKLRRSVPVMFVASILINVGMWFERMVIVITSLAQDYLPSSWDYYTPTFWDVAIYVGTFGLFFTMFLLFLRWLPMIATSEIKGVLPQARVDH from the coding sequence ATGTGGTATCTGGCGTTCAGCATCGCGTTTTCCATGCTGCTGCTTCTGTTGGGTTCCATAGGGTACCTTATATATAAAGGCACCGGAATCTGGGGACTGAATATTCCCGCCGGCTGGGGCTGGGCGATCATTAACTTCGTCTGGTGGGTCGGTATCGGTCACGCCGGCACGCTGATTTCCGCGATCCTGTTCCTGTTCAGGCAGGAGTGGCGTACATCAATTAACCGTTTCGCTGAGGCGATGACCATCTTTGCGGTGATGTGTGCGCTGGTGTTTCCGGCGATTCACGTCGGCCGGGTCTGGGTGCTCTACTGGGTGTTCCCGATCCCGAACCAGATGTCCATGTGGCCGAACTTCCGTAGCCCGCTCCTCTGGGATGTGTTCGCCGTTGGAACCTATTTTACGGTCTCGCTGCTTTTCTGGTACGTCGGTCTGATTCCCGATCTGGCAACGCTCAGGGATCGGGCCAAGTCCAAAATGCGAAAACTCGTCTACGGCATCTTCTCGCTGGGATGGCGCGGCAGCAACAAGCACTGGAAACATTATGAACTGTCGTATCTGATCCTGGCGGGACTCTCCACTCCGCTGGTGCTTTCAGTCCACAGCGTGGTGAGTTTTGACTTCGCAGTCAGCGTGATCCCCGGATGGCATACCACTATTTTTCCGCCGTACTTCGTGGCCGGTGCTATTTTCTCCGGATTCGCCATGGTGATGACCCTGGCCATCATCGCGCGCAAGATCTACAGCCTGGAAGATTTCATCACTATCAAGCACTTGGAGCGGATGAACATCATCATGCTGGTCACAGGTCTGATGGTGGGCTATGCGTACGGCGTCGAATTTTTCACCGCCTGGTACAGCGGCAACATGTACGAGGCGTTCACGCTGATGAACCGGGCGCTGGGGCCGTATTCCTGGGCCTATTTCACAATGATTACGTGCAACGTATTGGTGCCTCAGATTTTCTGGTTCAAAAAACTGCGGCGGAGTGTCCCGGTGATGTTTGTGGCGTCCATTTTAATCAACGTGGGGATGTGGTTCGAGCGAATGGTTATTGTCATCACCTCGTTGGCGCAGGATTATCTGCCGTCCAGTTGGGACTATTACACGCCGACCTTCTGGGATGTGGCGATTTACGTGGGCACGTTCGGGCTGTTCTTTACTATGTTCCTGCTGTTCCTCCGCTGGCTGCCCATGATTGCCACCAGCGAAATCAAGGGCGTGCTGCCGCAGGCCCGGGTGGATCATTAA
- a CDS encoding TAT-variant-translocated molybdopterin oxidoreductase: MSRKLDNQDKSYWRSLNELAETDEFQEFLHREFPEGASELNSDMSRRKFMSLMGASMALAGLVSCRKPVQKIIPYVNQPEQVIPGVSNKYATTMPFQNSAYGLVVESHEGRPTKIEGNELHPSSLGKSNIFTQAATLSLYDPDRSGDVRQNGAVKQYSVFVTFWRELYTQYLSNDGEGLAVISGAFSSPTMRRLQREFMRHFPEAEWVVYEPVSDENMYKGVRLATGDYHQPVYDYSQANVVLTLDADFVMLENENIINAKKFADARRVTSEDDSMNRLYAVESSYTLTGGMADHRMRVQSRQIGVFALALANALRKEGVDVPAIRGGQAGSYDFDIKWITELAKDLARNRGESLIVAGRNQPPAVHALVYALNDALGNIGSAVAYRPIDEETLPSFEGFQSLVSRMNAGEVETLCMLESNPVYNAPGDIDFTDALGKVANSIHLSSHYDETSQGSDWHIPSAHFLESWGDAESADGTFSIIQPLIAPLYNGKSIFEIANLLATGEDVDGYRITRETWADILGSANFEKKWRKVIHDGVYEGSGDNLSAPRLRTTEVTRTLNRYSPPADVTDASNLEVVFQASPSVFDGRFANNGWLQELPDPITKLSWDNAAVMSPKTAEELDLELEDLVTVEFQGNSLDLPVWIVPGFADYTVVLELGYGRTAAGRVANEVGVNTFKLRTANSMNFGAGLTVRKSGEKFTLASTQDHWSLEDRPIYREATKQEYGEHPKFVDEVHAEAPPNENLWEEHSYEEGYQWGMAIDLSVCTGCNACTIACQSENNIPIVGKEQVGNGREMHWIRMDRYFAGDVNDPEMVVQPVTCMHCENAPCETVCPVNATVHDDEGLNVQIYNRCIGTRYCSNNCPYKVRRFNFFNYTHDTPEVEQMGKNPDVTVRSRGVMEKCTYCTQRIQKKKIQAKNENRELYTDEVVSACQQTCPTDAIVFGDINDPESQVSKVKQQNRDYAMLGHLNTQPRTTYQAKIRNPNPALENHG; encoded by the coding sequence ATGAGTCGCAAACTCGACAATCAGGATAAATCGTACTGGCGCAGCCTGAATGAGCTGGCCGAAACCGACGAATTTCAGGAGTTCCTCCACCGGGAATTTCCGGAGGGCGCCTCGGAGCTGAATAGCGACATGTCCCGCCGGAAATTCATGAGTCTGATGGGCGCCTCCATGGCGCTGGCGGGATTGGTGAGCTGCCGGAAACCTGTCCAAAAAATTATTCCGTATGTGAATCAGCCCGAGCAGGTGATCCCCGGCGTTTCCAATAAATATGCCACGACCATGCCGTTCCAGAACAGCGCGTACGGGCTTGTGGTGGAGAGCCACGAAGGGCGCCCCACAAAGATTGAAGGAAACGAGCTCCATCCATCCTCCCTGGGAAAATCCAACATTTTTACGCAAGCGGCAACGCTCTCACTCTATGATCCGGATCGCTCGGGCGATGTCAGGCAGAACGGCGCCGTTAAACAGTATTCGGTATTCGTCACCTTCTGGCGGGAACTCTACACCCAGTATCTTTCCAATGATGGCGAGGGCCTGGCGGTCATCAGCGGCGCGTTTTCCTCGCCGACGATGCGGAGGCTGCAGCGCGAATTCATGCGCCATTTCCCGGAAGCCGAGTGGGTGGTCTACGAGCCGGTGAGCGACGAGAATATGTACAAAGGTGTTCGACTGGCCACGGGCGACTATCACCAGCCGGTGTACGACTATTCGCAGGCCAATGTGGTGCTGACGCTGGATGCGGACTTCGTGATGCTGGAAAACGAAAATATCATCAACGCGAAGAAGTTTGCCGACGCCCGCCGGGTGACCTCCGAAGATGACTCCATGAACCGACTCTACGCGGTAGAGAGCAGTTACACCCTCACCGGCGGCATGGCGGATCATCGGATGCGGGTACAGAGCCGGCAGATCGGTGTATTTGCGCTGGCGCTGGCAAACGCCCTCCGCAAAGAGGGCGTGGACGTCCCGGCTATTCGGGGTGGACAGGCGGGATCGTACGATTTTGACATTAAGTGGATCACCGAACTGGCGAAAGATCTGGCGAGAAACCGGGGTGAATCGCTCATCGTGGCGGGACGCAATCAGCCGCCGGCGGTGCATGCGCTGGTCTATGCGCTGAATGACGCGCTCGGCAACATCGGCAGCGCCGTTGCCTATCGTCCCATCGATGAGGAGACGCTCCCGAGCTTCGAGGGATTTCAATCTCTGGTCTCCCGCATGAACGCCGGCGAAGTGGAGACCCTCTGCATGTTGGAAAGCAATCCTGTTTATAATGCGCCCGGCGATATCGACTTCACTGATGCACTCGGCAAGGTTGCCAATTCCATTCATCTGAGCTCCCATTACGATGAAACTTCACAGGGGAGCGACTGGCATATCCCGTCGGCCCATTTTCTGGAATCGTGGGGCGATGCCGAATCGGCCGACGGAACATTCAGCATTATCCAGCCGCTGATTGCACCCTTATATAATGGTAAGAGTATTTTTGAGATTGCTAACCTGCTTGCGACCGGTGAAGACGTCGACGGCTACCGGATCACCCGGGAAACCTGGGCGGACATTCTGGGCAGCGCCAATTTTGAGAAGAAGTGGCGAAAGGTCATCCATGACGGCGTGTATGAAGGTAGCGGCGATAATCTTTCTGCGCCTCGCCTCCGTACCACTGAAGTTACAAGGACACTCAACAGATATTCGCCGCCGGCTGATGTGACCGACGCCTCAAATCTTGAGGTGGTCTTTCAGGCCTCGCCGTCGGTGTTCGACGGGCGCTTCGCCAACAATGGCTGGCTGCAGGAACTCCCGGATCCGATTACCAAACTTTCCTGGGACAACGCAGCGGTGATGAGTCCGAAGACGGCAGAGGAGCTCGATCTGGAACTCGAAGATTTGGTGACTGTGGAGTTTCAGGGGAATTCACTGGATCTCCCGGTCTGGATTGTGCCGGGATTTGCTGATTACACAGTAGTGCTGGAGCTCGGCTACGGCCGGACGGCAGCCGGACGGGTTGCTAACGAGGTCGGAGTTAACACCTTTAAATTGCGGACGGCAAATTCGATGAATTTCGGCGCCGGCCTGACAGTCCGCAAATCGGGTGAAAAGTTTACACTGGCCAGCACACAGGATCACTGGAGCCTGGAAGATCGGCCCATCTACCGGGAGGCCACCAAACAGGAATACGGGGAGCATCCCAAGTTTGTGGACGAAGTCCATGCGGAAGCTCCGCCGAATGAGAATCTCTGGGAAGAGCATTCTTACGAGGAGGGCTACCAGTGGGGCATGGCAATCGACCTGAGCGTCTGTACCGGATGTAATGCGTGTACCATTGCTTGCCAGAGCGAAAACAACATTCCCATTGTTGGCAAGGAACAGGTGGGCAACGGCCGCGAGATGCACTGGATCAGGATGGATCGCTATTTTGCCGGGGATGTGAACGACCCGGAGATGGTGGTGCAGCCGGTGACTTGTATGCACTGCGAGAATGCGCCGTGTGAGACGGTCTGTCCGGTAAACGCGACGGTGCACGATGACGAGGGGCTGAACGTCCAGATCTATAACAGGTGTATCGGTACGCGGTACTGCTCGAACAACTGTCCGTACAAGGTGCGGCGATTCAATTTCTTCAACTACACGCACGATACGCCGGAAGTGGAGCAGATGGGCAAGAATCCGGACGTGACGGTACGTTCTCGCGGTGTGATGGAAAAATGTACCTACTGCACCCAGCGGATCCAGAAGAAGAAAATTCAGGCGAAAAACGAAAATCGCGAGCTCTACACGGACGAAGTGGTGAGCGCCTGCCAGCAAACCTGTCCCACGGACGCCATCGTTTTCGGTGACATTAACGATCCAGAGAGCCAGGTGAGCAAGGTGAAACAGCAGAATCGCGATTACGCAATGCTGGGGCATCTGAACACCCAGCCGCGGACGACGTATCAGGCGAAGATCCGGAATCCGAATCCGGCGCTGGAAAACCATGGGTAA
- a CDS encoding cytochrome c family protein — MAQLFPKWTNKIPIQLAVGLAIVVIGIIAFFWYYGSPKYTDVGYRPEQPVDYSHKLHAGDLGMDCRYCHTEVENSSVANVPPVQTCMNCHTVIKKDSEKLTKIRQAWKTGEPVQWVRVHMLPNYAYFNHSAHVNSGVGCESCHGNVAQMEVVEQKEPLSMGWCLDCHRNPEPHLRPQDEVTTMGYQPPSNQIEYAQRIINERNINPPTDCSGCHR, encoded by the coding sequence TTGGCGCAACTTTTTCCGAAGTGGACGAATAAAATCCCGATCCAGCTGGCGGTCGGACTCGCTATTGTCGTTATAGGTATTATCGCTTTCTTCTGGTATTACGGTTCACCCAAGTATACCGATGTCGGATACCGGCCGGAACAGCCGGTGGACTATAGCCACAAACTCCATGCAGGTGACCTGGGTATGGATTGCCGTTACTGCCATACCGAAGTTGAAAATTCCTCGGTGGCGAATGTCCCGCCCGTCCAGACCTGTATGAACTGTCACACCGTCATTAAAAAAGACAGCGAAAAGCTCACCAAAATCCGGCAGGCCTGGAAGACCGGCGAGCCGGTGCAGTGGGTGCGCGTCCACATGCTGCCGAATTATGCGTATTTCAATCACAGCGCACACGTGAACTCCGGCGTCGGTTGCGAAAGTTGTCACGGCAATGTAGCGCAGATGGAAGTCGTGGAACAGAAGGAGCCGCTGAGCATGGGGTGGTGCCTTGACTGCCACCGGAACCCGGAGCCGCATCTGCGTCCCCAGGATGAGGTCACCACCATGGGGTATCAACCGCCGTCCAACCAGATTGAGTATGCTCAACGCATTATTAACGAACGCAATATTAATCCGCCAACAGATTGCTCGGGGTGTCACCGATGA